The following coding sequences lie in one Phaenicophaeus curvirostris isolate KB17595 chromosome 5, BPBGC_Pcur_1.0, whole genome shotgun sequence genomic window:
- the OVCH2 gene encoding ovochymase-2 isoform X2, protein MCVAPIKLQLLLTGIICAAECHPLPSALQKDPKCGQEIQETKPWSYFNFFTRIVGGNQVKQGSHPWQVSLKRRQKHFCGGTIVSAQWVVTAAHCVSDRNLLQNLNVTAGEHDLRIRESGEQTLPVKYVIKHPNFDPRRPMNYDIALLKLDGAFSFNGVLPQVLYEVHLPILSSKECSRALSTLKKPIQGDTIMCAGFPDGGKDACQGDSGGPLLCRRKHGAWTLAGVISWGMGCARGWINNDKKKHYNRGSPGIFTDLSTVLSWIQENMSADLKMKSSTAFCSIQDGKLPGSEGELHFPGSPKQFYQNHQLCVWTLFVPEGDYILLHFSHFDIEPDPFCDYDSLSVYSKDNRLVGKFCGGDLPSPILIGSNSLRLKFVSDSKDYGTGFSMTYKALTPDIVPNSGCESLAVLFEEGVLQSMHYPEPYSNMADCQWVFFAPENHVIKLTYQSFEVEDSEDCSYDAVTVYEDVGKEEEIAKSCGFDLPAPVPSFSAVMLIVFHSDETETFGGFRATISFVHVTDLDTLDPTSEAEFEDTDITEETTQITTGYSCGMPSNQPRFIFSRIIGGEEAVPYSWPWQVSVQISDEHICGGAILAKEWVVTAAHCLNSKELYRDLWTVVAGLHDLTEKEYRQKRSVKQYIIHPSFNKTTMNSDIALLQLAEPLEFNDYVRPVCLPTKEEVVQPSSVCVVTGWGVQEEDREKGKKLHQLEVPILMLDACQSYYINLPSKVTHRMICAGFPLEEGKDSCTGDSGGPLVCPSEDNSGFYTLHGITSWGLGCGRKSYPGVYTNVSAFVDWIKQSVNSSGRYEKHNEVSPFAIARYLI, encoded by the exons ATGTGTGTTGCCCCAATTAAGCTGCAGCTACTCCTGACAGGGATAATTTGTGCTGCAGAGTGTCATCCTCTACCATCTGCTCTTCAGAAAG ATCCTAAGTGTGGGCAGGAAATTCAAGAGACAAAACCATGGAGTTACTTTAACTTTTTCACTCGGATTGTTGGGGGAAACCAGGTGAAACAAGGCTCCCATCCATGGCAG GTTTCCTTGAAACGAAGGCAGAAGCATTTCTGTGGAGGCACCATTGTTTCTGCTCAGTGGGTGGTCACAGCAGCTCACTGCGTCTCAGACAG GAACCTACTCCAGAACTTGAATGTCACTGCAGGAGAGCATGATTTGAGGATCAGGGAGAGTGGCGAGCAGACACTCCCTGTTAAATATGTCATTAAGCATCCAAACTTTGACCCCAGAAGGCCAATGAACTATGACATTGCCCTTCTGAAACTGGATGGAGCCTTCAGCTTCA atgGAGTACTCCCTCAGGTCTTGTATGAAGTCCATTTACCAATCCTAAGTAGTAAGGAGTGTTCAAGAGCATTATCAACTTTAAAGAAACCCATCCAAGGTGACACTATAATGTGTGCTGGGTTTCCAGATGGAGGAAAAGATGCCTGCCAG GGAGATTCAGGAGGGCCCCTTTTGTGCCGACGTAAGCATGGTGCCTGGACTCTTGCTGGTGTGATCTCCTGGGGGATGGGATGTGCTCGTGGCTGGATAAATAATGACAAGAAAAAGCATTACAATAGAGGATCTCCAGGAATATTCACAGACCTCAGCACAGTGCTTTCCTGGATTCAAGAGAACATGAGTGCTG atctgaaaatgaaaagctcCACAG CATTTTGTAGCATTCAGGATGGGAAGCTCCCTGGCAGTGAAGGAGAATTACATTTCCCTGGAAGTCCCAAACAGTTCTATCAAAACCACCA ATTGTGTGTATGGACTCTGTTTGTACCAGAAGGGGATTACATATTGCTTCATTTCTCCCACTTTGATATAGAGCCAGACCCATTTTGTGACTATGATTCTTTATCAGTCTATTCAAAAGACAACAGACTTGTTG GAAAATTCTGTGGAGGAGATCTTCCATCACCTATTTTGATTGGCTCCAATAGTTTAAGGCTGAAATTTGTTTCTGACAGCAAGGATTATGGAACCGGTTTTTCTATGACCTACAAAGCTCTTACACCAGATATTGTTCCCA ATTCTGGCTGTGAGTCCTTAGCCGTCCTTTTTGAAGAAGGGGTGTTACAAAGTATGCACTACCCAGAGCCCTACAGCAACATGGCAGACTgtcaatgggttttttttgcaccAGAGAACCATGTAATCAAG cttaCATACCAGTCTTTTGAAGTAGAAGATAGTGAAGACTGCTCTTATGATGCTGTGACTGTGTATGAAGATgtgggaaaagaggaggaaattg CCAAGTCATGTGGATTTGACCTACCAGCACCTGTTCCAAGCTTCTCTGCTGTGATGTTGATTGTCTTCCACTCTGATGAAACAGAGACCTTTGGAGGATTCAGAGCTACAATCTCTTTTGTTCATGTGACAG ATTTAGATACTTTGGATCCAACCAGTGAAGCAGAATTTGAAGATACAGATATAACTGAAGAAACAACACAGATTACAACAG GTTATAGTTGTGGAATGCCTTCAAATCAGCCCAGGTTCATCTTCAGTAGGATAATTGGGGGTGAAGAAGCTGTACCATACTCATGGCCTTGGCAGGTCAGTGTGCAAATTTCAGATGAGCATATCTGTGGAGGAGCAATTCTTGCCAAAGAATGGGTTGTCACAGCTGCTCACTGTTTGAATTCTAA ggaaCTATATAGAGACTTATGGACGGTGGTAGCAGGACTTCATGAtcttacagaaaaagaatatagaCAG AAAAGGTCGGTAAAGCAGTATATCATACATCCAAGTTTTAACAAGACCACGATGAACTCTGATATCGCCTTACTGCAACTGGCAGAGCCCTTAGAATTCAACGACTACGTGCGCCCAGTGTGCCTCCCCACCAAGGAGGAGGTGGTTCAGCCCTCGAGTGTGTGTGTTGTCACAGGATGGGGTGTGCAGGAGGAAG acagagaaaaggggaaaaaattgcATCAGCTGGAAGTCCCCATCCTGATGCTTGACGCGTGTCAGAGCTATTACATAAATCTTCCCAGTAAAGTGACCCATAGGATGATCTGTGCTGGATTCCCTCTGGAAGAAGGCAAGGACTCATGCACA GGTGATTCTGGTGGCCCATTAGTTTGTCCTTCAGAAGATAACTCAGGATTTTACACCCTTCATGGAATCACTAGCTGGGGCCTGGGCTGTGGAAGGAAGAGCTACCCAGGAGTATACACAAATGTCAGTGCTTTTGTTGACTGGATCAAGCAGAGTGTTAACAGTAGTGGTAGGTATGAAAAACACAATGAAGTGAGTCCTTTTGCTATTGCTAGATACTTaatttga
- the OVCH2 gene encoding ovochymase-2 isoform X1, whose translation MCVAPIKLQLLLTGIICAAECHPLPSALQKDPKCGQEIQETKPWSYFNFFTRIVGGNQVKQGSHPWQVSLKRRQKHFCGGTIVSAQWVVTAAHCVSDRNLLQNLNVTAGEHDLRIRESGEQTLPVKYVIKHPNFDPRRPMNYDIALLKLDGAFSFSSSVLPACLPDPGEKFEAGYICTASGWGRLYENGVLPQVLYEVHLPILSSKECSRALSTLKKPIQGDTIMCAGFPDGGKDACQGDSGGPLLCRRKHGAWTLAGVISWGMGCARGWINNDKKKHYNRGSPGIFTDLSTVLSWIQENMSADLKMKSSTAFCSIQDGKLPGSEGELHFPGSPKQFYQNHQLCVWTLFVPEGDYILLHFSHFDIEPDPFCDYDSLSVYSKDNRLVGKFCGGDLPSPILIGSNSLRLKFVSDSKDYGTGFSMTYKALTPDIVPNSGCESLAVLFEEGVLQSMHYPEPYSNMADCQWVFFAPENHVIKLTYQSFEVEDSEDCSYDAVTVYEDVGKEEEIAKSCGFDLPAPVPSFSAVMLIVFHSDETETFGGFRATISFVHVTDLDTLDPTSEAEFEDTDITEETTQITTGYSCGMPSNQPRFIFSRIIGGEEAVPYSWPWQVSVQISDEHICGGAILAKEWVVTAAHCLNSKELYRDLWTVVAGLHDLTEKEYRQKRSVKQYIIHPSFNKTTMNSDIALLQLAEPLEFNDYVRPVCLPTKEEVVQPSSVCVVTGWGVQEEDREKGKKLHQLEVPILMLDACQSYYINLPSKVTHRMICAGFPLEEGKDSCTGDSGGPLVCPSEDNSGFYTLHGITSWGLGCGRKSYPGVYTNVSAFVDWIKQSVNSSDLPVFMV comes from the exons ATGTGTGTTGCCCCAATTAAGCTGCAGCTACTCCTGACAGGGATAATTTGTGCTGCAGAGTGTCATCCTCTACCATCTGCTCTTCAGAAAG ATCCTAAGTGTGGGCAGGAAATTCAAGAGACAAAACCATGGAGTTACTTTAACTTTTTCACTCGGATTGTTGGGGGAAACCAGGTGAAACAAGGCTCCCATCCATGGCAG GTTTCCTTGAAACGAAGGCAGAAGCATTTCTGTGGAGGCACCATTGTTTCTGCTCAGTGGGTGGTCACAGCAGCTCACTGCGTCTCAGACAG GAACCTACTCCAGAACTTGAATGTCACTGCAGGAGAGCATGATTTGAGGATCAGGGAGAGTGGCGAGCAGACACTCCCTGTTAAATATGTCATTAAGCATCCAAACTTTGACCCCAGAAGGCCAATGAACTATGACATTGCCCTTCTGAAACTGGATGGAGCCTTCAGCTTCA GTTCATCGGTTTTGCCAGCATGTCTTCCTGATCCAGGAGAAAAGTTTGAAGCAGGATATATTTGCACTGCTTCTGGTTGGGGCCGTCTATATGAGA atgGAGTACTCCCTCAGGTCTTGTATGAAGTCCATTTACCAATCCTAAGTAGTAAGGAGTGTTCAAGAGCATTATCAACTTTAAAGAAACCCATCCAAGGTGACACTATAATGTGTGCTGGGTTTCCAGATGGAGGAAAAGATGCCTGCCAG GGAGATTCAGGAGGGCCCCTTTTGTGCCGACGTAAGCATGGTGCCTGGACTCTTGCTGGTGTGATCTCCTGGGGGATGGGATGTGCTCGTGGCTGGATAAATAATGACAAGAAAAAGCATTACAATAGAGGATCTCCAGGAATATTCACAGACCTCAGCACAGTGCTTTCCTGGATTCAAGAGAACATGAGTGCTG atctgaaaatgaaaagctcCACAG CATTTTGTAGCATTCAGGATGGGAAGCTCCCTGGCAGTGAAGGAGAATTACATTTCCCTGGAAGTCCCAAACAGTTCTATCAAAACCACCA ATTGTGTGTATGGACTCTGTTTGTACCAGAAGGGGATTACATATTGCTTCATTTCTCCCACTTTGATATAGAGCCAGACCCATTTTGTGACTATGATTCTTTATCAGTCTATTCAAAAGACAACAGACTTGTTG GAAAATTCTGTGGAGGAGATCTTCCATCACCTATTTTGATTGGCTCCAATAGTTTAAGGCTGAAATTTGTTTCTGACAGCAAGGATTATGGAACCGGTTTTTCTATGACCTACAAAGCTCTTACACCAGATATTGTTCCCA ATTCTGGCTGTGAGTCCTTAGCCGTCCTTTTTGAAGAAGGGGTGTTACAAAGTATGCACTACCCAGAGCCCTACAGCAACATGGCAGACTgtcaatgggttttttttgcaccAGAGAACCATGTAATCAAG cttaCATACCAGTCTTTTGAAGTAGAAGATAGTGAAGACTGCTCTTATGATGCTGTGACTGTGTATGAAGATgtgggaaaagaggaggaaattg CCAAGTCATGTGGATTTGACCTACCAGCACCTGTTCCAAGCTTCTCTGCTGTGATGTTGATTGTCTTCCACTCTGATGAAACAGAGACCTTTGGAGGATTCAGAGCTACAATCTCTTTTGTTCATGTGACAG ATTTAGATACTTTGGATCCAACCAGTGAAGCAGAATTTGAAGATACAGATATAACTGAAGAAACAACACAGATTACAACAG GTTATAGTTGTGGAATGCCTTCAAATCAGCCCAGGTTCATCTTCAGTAGGATAATTGGGGGTGAAGAAGCTGTACCATACTCATGGCCTTGGCAGGTCAGTGTGCAAATTTCAGATGAGCATATCTGTGGAGGAGCAATTCTTGCCAAAGAATGGGTTGTCACAGCTGCTCACTGTTTGAATTCTAA ggaaCTATATAGAGACTTATGGACGGTGGTAGCAGGACTTCATGAtcttacagaaaaagaatatagaCAG AAAAGGTCGGTAAAGCAGTATATCATACATCCAAGTTTTAACAAGACCACGATGAACTCTGATATCGCCTTACTGCAACTGGCAGAGCCCTTAGAATTCAACGACTACGTGCGCCCAGTGTGCCTCCCCACCAAGGAGGAGGTGGTTCAGCCCTCGAGTGTGTGTGTTGTCACAGGATGGGGTGTGCAGGAGGAAG acagagaaaaggggaaaaaattgcATCAGCTGGAAGTCCCCATCCTGATGCTTGACGCGTGTCAGAGCTATTACATAAATCTTCCCAGTAAAGTGACCCATAGGATGATCTGTGCTGGATTCCCTCTGGAAGAAGGCAAGGACTCATGCACA GGTGATTCTGGTGGCCCATTAGTTTGTCCTTCAGAAGATAACTCAGGATTTTACACCCTTCATGGAATCACTAGCTGGGGCCTGGGCTGTGGAAGGAAGAGCTACCCAGGAGTATACACAAATGTCAGTGCTTTTGTTGACTGGATCAAGCAGAGTGTTAACAGTAGTG aTCTCCCTGTTTTTATGGTGTGA